A portion of the Candidatus Cloacimonadota bacterium genome contains these proteins:
- the ovoA gene encoding 5-histidylcysteine sulfoxide synthase, producing MKGIKTLNLKLTEPEKLREQVRYYFHQTYSIDEKLYDSLINDETFYLRADPLRHPLVFYLGHTAAFYINKLIIGKVIEERINPSYESMFAIGVDEMSWDDLNEANYDWPSIPNVKRYRDLVRERVDRLISELPLDENGIGWNSPWWGVIMGIEHQRIHLETSSVLIRQLPLEKVRPLDFWNVCPKAGAAPQNELLPVAGGKIRLGRDDNSPWYGWDNEYGSISFDVKQFEASKYLVSNAEFLEFIEDGGYTQERFWTPEGWSWLSFQKALMPRFWRKEGQNYKLRLMTTEIEMPWNWPVECNYLEAKAFCNWKAAQTSLPIRLPSEEEWMRLRDSHINTDQPLWDVAPGNINLEFWASSCPVDHFGFGDFYDLIGNVWQWTETPIYPFPGFKIHPIYDDFSVPTFDGRHNLIKGGSWISTGNEALRDSRYAFRRHFYQHAGFRYISSPEPVTLHDEPYETDPTIIPWCDANWGDNPLGDKHFSQQVMETLQTTLKKLQGKKALHLGCKTGRLSFELARTFAHVTGIDFTTRLIRQAIQMHEKGFIRYIRVEEGEIVSHVEKHLKDFALQDVADKVEFWQADVSNLIAKFTGYDFILAVNAIEEAIKPRRFLEEIHTRLNSGGILVLVDGYAWNPDITRAEDRLGGFRKDGEPYGSFEALNDILDKEFELLEEPRELWQTLRQQQRLHSLKKVQLTIWRKKA from the coding sequence ATGAAAGGAATAAAAACCCTGAATCTAAAGCTGACAGAGCCTGAAAAACTGCGTGAACAGGTGCGGTACTATTTTCACCAAACCTACAGTATCGACGAAAAACTTTACGACAGCCTCATAAACGACGAAACCTTCTATCTGCGCGCCGATCCATTGCGCCATCCGCTGGTATTTTATCTGGGACACACGGCGGCATTTTATATCAATAAGCTCATCATTGGCAAAGTGATAGAAGAACGGATTAACCCCAGCTATGAATCCATGTTCGCCATTGGCGTGGACGAAATGAGTTGGGATGACCTCAACGAAGCAAATTACGATTGGCCTTCCATTCCGAATGTGAAGCGCTACCGAGACCTGGTGCGAGAGAGAGTGGACCGCCTCATCAGCGAGCTGCCTTTGGATGAAAATGGCATTGGCTGGAACAGTCCCTGGTGGGGCGTCATCATGGGTATCGAACACCAGCGCATACACTTGGAAACTTCTTCTGTCCTCATCCGACAGCTTCCTTTGGAAAAAGTGCGCCCCTTGGATTTTTGGAACGTTTGCCCCAAAGCCGGCGCTGCTCCACAAAATGAACTGCTGCCTGTGGCTGGCGGAAAAATCCGCCTGGGCAGAGACGACAACAGCCCCTGGTACGGCTGGGACAACGAATATGGCTCCATCTCTTTTGATGTCAAGCAGTTCGAAGCTTCCAAGTATCTGGTTTCAAACGCGGAATTTTTGGAATTCATCGAAGACGGTGGCTACACCCAGGAACGCTTCTGGACTCCGGAAGGCTGGTCCTGGCTCTCTTTTCAGAAAGCACTCATGCCCCGATTTTGGCGTAAAGAAGGACAGAACTACAAACTTCGCCTCATGACCACGGAAATCGAAATGCCCTGGAACTGGCCGGTGGAATGCAACTATCTGGAAGCCAAGGCTTTCTGTAATTGGAAAGCAGCCCAAACCAGCCTGCCCATCCGCCTGCCTTCGGAAGAAGAATGGATGCGCTTGCGCGACAGCCACATAAACACCGATCAACCGCTTTGGGACGTCGCTCCGGGCAATATCAATCTGGAGTTTTGGGCTTCTTCCTGCCCGGTTGACCACTTTGGTTTTGGAGATTTTTATGACCTTATAGGAAACGTGTGGCAATGGACGGAAACACCTATTTATCCCTTTCCCGGCTTCAAAATCCACCCCATCTACGACGATTTTAGCGTGCCCACTTTCGACGGACGCCACAATTTGATTAAAGGTGGCTCCTGGATTTCCACCGGAAACGAAGCTCTGCGTGATTCACGTTACGCTTTCCGACGCCATTTCTATCAGCACGCCGGTTTCCGCTATATTTCGAGCCCGGAACCTGTTACCCTGCACGACGAACCTTACGAAACCGACCCCACAATCATTCCCTGGTGTGATGCCAACTGGGGCGATAACCCTCTGGGCGACAAGCATTTCAGCCAGCAAGTTATGGAAACATTGCAGACCACTCTGAAAAAATTGCAAGGTAAAAAAGCGCTGCATCTGGGCTGCAAAACCGGACGCCTAAGCTTCGAATTGGCAAGAACTTTCGCCCATGTTACCGGGATTGATTTCACCACCCGCCTCATCCGCCAAGCCATCCAAATGCATGAAAAAGGTTTCATCCGCTACATCCGTGTGGAAGAAGGCGAAATCGTGAGCCACGTGGAAAAACACCTGAAAGATTTTGCCTTGCAAGACGTTGCAGACAAAGTTGAATTTTGGCAGGCGGACGTCTCCAATCTCATTGCCAAATTCACCGGTTACGATTTTATCCTGGCGGTAAACGCAATCGAGGAAGCCATCAAGCCCCGCCGCTTTTTGGAAGAAATCCACACACGACTGAACTCCGGCGGCATCTTGGTTTTGGTGGATGGATACGCTTGGAACCCGGATATCACCCGCGCCGAGGACCGACTGGGCGGATTCCGTAAAGATGGTGAGCCCTATGGCAGTTTTGAGGCGCTTAACGATATATTGGACAAAGAATTCGAGCTTCTGGAAGAACCCCGCGAGCTTTGGCAAACCCTGCGGCAACAACAGCGCCTGCACAGCCTGAAAAAAGTGCAGCTA